The genomic stretch CAGTCATCTCCCCCGTTGATATGTTCCAATCAAACGAATTAATTACTGTGATAGAGTGAAATTGATAGATAGTTGCCTAAGGTGAATCGCGTTACCAGTTTTACAAAAATTCGAAAATGATTTCTCGAATCGTTGGATTTATCTCTAGAATTTTTGGATAGAAAGGCAAGTTTTCAATCATAGATCTAGTTTTATAACCAAACAAGGCATTCAAATCGCCTTGTTTAATTTAACCACATACGTTTATATGTTAAGCCATTTCTCCGAGTAATTTATCAAGTTCCAAATAACATTCGGCCATACCATCAGCCGCACCGGATTCCACCATCATCTTACAAACCTCTGGCGATGCATAACGACAGAGATGAATCATCAGTGTTCGATTCCCTTCAGCGGTAAACGTACGAGATTCGAAAGTAGCATTCGGATCTTCAGGAGCATTTTGATCAAAAGTTGACATGTCAAAAATGTAATTTTCTGTATTGGCTAATTTCTCAGGAACGACAACCTCTCGAAATGTTCCGTATACACCAGATTTGTTTCCGTCTTTATCCGCATAAAGATACAAGTATTTGCCACCAACTTTCAGATCTTGTTTACAAGTATCAAGAACCATACCTTCGGGACCAATGAGCCATCTTTTCATTAACTCCGGTTTGGTGTGACAATCAAAAACCAATTCCCTTGGTGCGTCGAAGTATCTTTTAAACACAACTTCTGTTTCACCTCGACGTTCCATCTTTACTACATTTTTCTCCGATTTCATTTTTTCTTATCCCCTTTCGTTTGTATTGTTTGTAATTCGACAAGTAGTCCATCTAACCCCTGATATCGCTTTTCCCACATCTGGCGGTATTTTTCGATCCAATCGATTGCTGTTTTAAGCGGTGCTGTTTCCAAACGACGAGGCCTTTCTTGGGCACGGACAGTAGTGGAAATAAGACCTGCTTCTTCTAAAACTTTAAGGTGTTTGGAGATGGCAGGTTGGCTCATCCGAAAGGGTTTGGAAAGTTCCATAACGGTTAAGTCCCCTTTCGCAAGGCGCATAAGAATCGCCCGACGAGTAGGGTCAGCAAGAGCAGAGAATGTGGCATCAAGAGTTTGCATAACTAATTAGTTATATAAAAAAGTGGATATATAACTGGGAAATGTCAAACAAATTTTTAGTAAAATATCCAAAAAGGATAGAATGTCCTATTTTTTTTTGGGAGATTTAGGATTTCAAAGGATCAGTTTTAGTTGGATCTGATTCCAACCTGTCTAAAAAAAGAATACATATTAGATAACTCATAAAGTATCAAAAAGAAACGAAAAAGAAAATACAAATGAACATTCGTAAAATCAGGAAAAACAATATCGAAATTGCTGTCGTTGATTCGGACGAAACCCTGATCACCAATGGCTCCACGGCTCTAGACTTTTTTGCCACCATCCAATACGATTCGGGATGCGAGCGTTTTGTTTTGAAACAATCACATCTTGTCTCGGACTTCTTCGATTTAAAAACGGGCCTTGCCGGAAACGTATTACAAAAAATTGTCAACTACCGGATGAAACTGGCTATCGTTGGTGATTTTTCTATTTACTCCAGTAAAAGTCTCAGTGATTTCATTTATGAAATGAATTCGGGGAGAGATGTTTTTTTTCTGAATTCAGAAGAGGAAGCAATAGACCGTCTAAGTGTCATTTAACGAAGGAAACAACGACTGGTTTATCTGTTTTTGTTTTGAAATTTCTTATTTAAACAAAAACAGAATCAGTGAAACCACACTAAAACGTTAGATTTTCTTTTTCCAAAAAAACGATCTTCGATAACAAATCAATATTATGTTTTTCGATTGTGTTGGAAAGACCTATCCCCATGAGTTCAAAAACTCTTTGGGATAATTCAATCGAGTCAATTTTTTGATCCTTAAATCCATAAAAACCCAAAACCCCGATGGTTTGGTTATGCACTGTAAGCGGAAACTCCATAAGACAAGATACACCTAGTTCCAATAAATGTTCGCGAACATTTTGACCCGAGGTCTCTCGAATATCATTTAAGAGATTGGCAGAACCAACAATGGTTTGGGTAGAAAATTTGGATTCTTCTTTGGAAAACCTTTTTCCTTCATAGATCCCATGTACATCTCCTTCTACTAGGCTATATTCCCAATTTTCCCCAATTTGGGTAGTTATGAGTCCCAGTGGTAACCCAAAAAGTTTCGTTCCCGTTTGTAGATAATTTCGGCAAATCGTTGTTAGATCGTTTGATTTAGTAGAGAGAAGCCGAAACAACTCTGCCAATGAATGTTTCACAAAAGAGGCAGTATTTAAAGTTTGTGAAATCAAATTTTCATTTTTAAATTGTATCAATTCTTGGCTAAGTTGGTCTGCAATCACATCGATGAGTTTTAGATTCTTAAATTTATGTTTGAACTTATCTTCTACTACCATTCCAATCACTCCGATCACAGTCCCAACATTCGATCGAATGAGATATCCCAAATACATCGCAGAGGTTTTTTCATGAAGGGCCTCGATAAGAGGTTGAAAAAAAGATTCATCACCTACTAGATTCTTTTCAAAAATCATATTGGAATCCACGACTTGATGGCAAGGAAGAGAGTATTTAGAAACAAGATCAGGAATATAAAAATCCGAACGACTGTGGAAAGCCAGCAAACGAAAGTTTTGTGATTCGGGAGACATTCCAAAATCCATGTGGTTATGATTTCAGGAATCCTTGCAATGGTTTCTACGGTTTGGTTCCAGACATGTTCAGAGGACAAACCCAAACCAAAGGAATGTAAGTCATCAGCAAGTTCTGCTGCTAAAGAAGTTCCGGAAAAATAGTTGTTAGGAGCCAATTCAGAAAGCATACAAACCACCTCTCTCTGTCCATCGCACCTTGTTTCGAAAACGAGATGAATGGTTGTATGGAATCCTCCTAGGTTTTACATTTTTGTTTT from Leptospira bourretii encodes the following:
- a CDS encoding SRPBCC family protein, producing the protein MKSEKNVVKMERRGETEVVFKRYFDAPRELVFDCHTKPELMKRWLIGPEGMVLDTCKQDLKVGGKYLYLYADKDGNKSGVYGTFREVVVPEKLANTENYIFDMSTFDQNAPEDPNATFESRTFTAEGNRTLMIHLCRYASPEVCKMMVESGAADGMAECYLELDKLLGEMA
- a CDS encoding ArsR/SmtB family transcription factor, translating into MQTLDATFSALADPTRRAILMRLAKGDLTVMELSKPFRMSQPAISKHLKVLEEAGLISTTVRAQERPRRLETAPLKTAIDWIEKYRQMWEKRYQGLDGLLVELQTIQTKGDKKK
- a CDS encoding DUF4180 domain-containing protein; its protein translation is MNIRKIRKNNIEIAVVDSDETLITNGSTALDFFATIQYDSGCERFVLKQSHLVSDFFDLKTGLAGNVLQKIVNYRMKLAIVGDFSIYSSKSLSDFIYEMNSGRDVFFLNSEEEAIDRLSVI